Proteins encoded by one window of Blautia argi:
- a CDS encoding ATP-binding protein: protein MVIEPAKNEYRALVQSIPDLQVFTPGKNFISPFVYNPFVPPKNVKLETYKSTLKTAFAAGVSMTTPLDKIFEEAINNCYSDFRWLDTYTIDDKGRIFNITDFIKCFQETFDAIGYTGDAKNIGRAGVVRLNSLVNLFDNYFSIPIEDLLTKPTVIELAAIENSDQKALLISLLLLSILAYVNSNYVGEGGLKNLILLEEAHVLLDAQSNGGQGDANPSAIAQGLVKRMLAEIRSYGVGIVIADQSPKKSFNRCCSTYRYKNGFSSCGGYR from the coding sequence TTGGTTATTGAACCGGCCAAGAATGAATATCGTGCCCTGGTACAGAGTATTCCAGATTTGCAGGTATTTACACCTGGAAAAAATTTTATTTCACCTTTTGTGTATAATCCTTTTGTACCGCCTAAAAATGTAAAACTGGAAACTTATAAGTCAACATTGAAGACAGCATTTGCGGCAGGTGTGTCAATGACGACACCTCTTGACAAAATATTTGAAGAGGCTATTAATAACTGCTATTCTGATTTTCGCTGGCTGGATACCTATACAATTGATGATAAAGGGCGGATTTTTAATATAACAGATTTCATTAAGTGCTTTCAGGAAACCTTTGACGCTATTGGTTATACCGGAGATGCGAAGAACATTGGAAGAGCAGGAGTGGTGCGTTTAAATTCTCTTGTAAATTTATTTGATAATTATTTTTCGATACCTATTGAGGATTTGCTGACCAAGCCTACAGTAATTGAACTGGCAGCCATTGAAAATAGTGACCAGAAAGCACTGCTCATTTCGTTATTGCTATTATCCATTTTGGCATATGTGAATAGTAATTATGTAGGAGAGGGAGGACTTAAAAATTTAATTCTTCTGGAAGAGGCACATGTTCTTTTAGATGCGCAGAGTAATGGAGGACAGGGAGATGCCAATCCTAGTGCTATAGCGCAGGGATTGGTGAAACGTATGCTGGCTGAGATTCGTTCTTATGGTGTTGGAATTGTTATTGCAGACCAGTCCCCCAAGAAAAGTTTCAACAGATGTTGTAGCACTTACAGATATAAAAATGGCTTTTCGTCTTGTGGAGGCTACAGATAA
- the yidD gene encoding membrane protein insertion efficiency factor YidD: MEFPYDVGGAPVIDSTSPEKPKNPLNRPEINYRKPLYAVLGLLGIFISVYFFLYCLCPELQRKGWISFFAVIVYLAVISKKIIIWLVHLYQNKAPDAVRLRCVFEPSCSEYMILAIEKYGAVRGVWKGIQRLGRCHAPNGGKDYP; this comes from the coding sequence ATGGAATTTCCATATGATGTAGGAGGGGCGCCGGTGATAGACAGCACTTCTCCTGAAAAGCCGAAAAATCCTTTAAACAGACCGGAAATAAATTATCGAAAACCGTTATATGCAGTGTTAGGGTTACTTGGGATTTTTATAAGTGTATATTTTTTTCTTTATTGCCTATGCCCGGAATTGCAAAGAAAAGGGTGGATTAGTTTTTTTGCCGTGATAGTTTATTTGGCTGTAATTTCAAAAAAGATAATTATTTGGCTGGTACATTTGTATCAAAATAAAGCGCCAGATGCGGTGCGCCTTAGGTGTGTTTTTGAACCAAGCTGTTCAGAATATATGATACTTGCCATAGAAAAGTACGGAGCTGTGCGGGGAGTATGGAAAGGGATTCAAAGACTTGGAAGATGCCATGCGCCAAATGGTGGGAAGGACTATCCGTAA
- a CDS encoding tetratricopeptide repeat protein: MAYQVIDIKCPGCGAPVDTGQKECKYCHRPVIITTFNSVYDMPMPEVQKYAKSYREQLEKNPENQDLNMSVAMCYLKLGKREMALQAFEKAIEDNFDNSQAFFYAAICRLNGKKACTIKERSIIKKIERRYSGCSDD, translated from the coding sequence ATGGCTTATCAGGTTATTGATATCAAATGTCCGGGCTGTGGGGCGCCCGTGGATACAGGGCAAAAAGAATGCAAATATTGTCATAGACCGGTTATTATTACAACATTTAACAGTGTATACGATATGCCTATGCCAGAGGTTCAAAAATATGCCAAGTCCTATAGAGAGCAGCTGGAGAAAAATCCTGAGAATCAGGATTTAAATATGTCTGTGGCTATGTGCTATTTAAAACTTGGAAAAAGGGAGATGGCATTACAGGCTTTTGAAAAAGCCATAGAAGATAATTTTGATAATTCTCAGGCGTTTTTTTATGCGGCAATTTGCCGTTTAAATGGGAAAAAAGCGTGTACAATTAAAGAGCGTTCGATTATAAAAAAAATAGAAAGAAGATATTCAGGCTGCTCTGATGATTGA
- a CDS encoding helix-turn-helix domain-containing protein — MSKFSQLLSQYIQEKNVRIYSLAEYCGIDRSLMYKIVHGKHTPGSASAVDKIADYLHLTPGECRELTDAYFITVQGSDNFYRRKHVLAFLNDFKNIVNRDTLNLSFSFQTSYTQNLIPLDGETNVNQAIFNLVAWQAQKESGEIHMLIQPNFPFLTQLLLSIARNCHQLTIHQLIYLNKYGLC, encoded by the coding sequence ATGTCCAAATTTTCACAACTTCTTTCTCAATATATACAGGAAAAAAATGTACGCATCTATTCTCTTGCTGAATACTGTGGAATTGACCGTTCTTTAATGTACAAAATTGTTCATGGGAAACACACCCCAGGTTCTGCATCTGCGGTGGATAAAATTGCCGATTATTTACATTTGACCCCAGGAGAATGCCGCGAACTAACAGATGCATATTTTATCACAGTCCAGGGAAGTGATAATTTTTACAGGCGGAAACACGTTTTGGCCTTTTTAAATGATTTCAAAAATATTGTCAACAGGGATACTTTAAATTTATCTTTTTCTTTCCAGACCTCCTACACGCAAAATCTTATTCCCCTGGATGGTGAAACCAACGTTAATCAGGCCATATTCAATCTCGTTGCCTGGCAGGCGCAAAAAGAGTCTGGTGAAATTCATATGCTTATCCAGCCCAATTTTCCCTTTCTCACTCAGCTTTTACTGTCTATTGCCAGAAATTGTCATCAACTGACGATTCACCAGTTGATTTATCTGAATAAATACGGACTCTGTTAG
- a CDS encoding Fe-S-containing hydro-lyase has translation MDRYMKAPLDKEEVKTLEAGDYVYITGTIYTARDAAHLRMSEALDRGEKLPLELDGNVIYYMGPTPAREGRPIGSAGPTTASRMDKYAPRLLDLGLTGMIGKGRRKQEVTDAIVRNGAVFFAAVGGAGALLSRCIKKAEVIAYDDLGTEAIRKLEVENFPVIVVIDSKGRNLYDEVCG, from the coding sequence ATGGACAGATATATGAAAGCGCCTCTGGATAAGGAAGAGGTAAAAACACTGGAAGCAGGAGATTATGTTTATATTACAGGAACTATTTACACTGCAAGAGATGCTGCACATTTAAGAATGTCCGAAGCTCTGGATAGAGGAGAAAAGCTGCCCCTTGAACTGGACGGAAATGTGATTTACTATATGGGACCAACTCCTGCAAGGGAAGGCCGTCCCATTGGTTCTGCAGGTCCGACTACTGCCAGCCGTATGGATAAATACGCCCCAAGACTGCTGGATTTGGGTCTGACCGGTATGATTGGAAAAGGCAGAAGAAAACAGGAGGTTACAGATGCTATTGTGAGAAACGGAGCAGTGTTCTTTGCAGCCGTAGGCGGCGCAGGGGCTTTGCTTTCCAGGTGTATCAAAAAGGCAGAAGTGATTGCCTATGATGACTTGGGAACAGAGGCCATTCGGAAGCTGGAAGTAGAGAATTTCCCGGTGATTGTGGTAATTGACTCCAAAGGACGAAATTTGTATGATGAGGTTTGCGGATAA
- a CDS encoding fumarate hydratase, with product MVRSVNVELLTENIKEMCIQANHYLAPDMDKAMKEAHERETKPLAKQILGQLLENLEIAGEDMIPICQDTGMAVVFLKIGQDVHFEGGSVEEAVNEGVRQGYAEGYLRKSVVGDPLLRVNTKDNTPAIIHYELVPGDKVEILVAPKGFGSENMSKIHMLKPADGVEGVKEAIINTVREAGPNACPPVVVGVGIGGTFEKAAILAKKALTREIGTHSELPHVRELEEELLAKINEIGLGPAGLGGDTTALAVNINTYATHIAGLPVAVNICCHVNRHIVRTI from the coding sequence ATGGTTCGCAGCGTAAACGTAGAACTTTTGACAGAAAATATTAAGGAAATGTGTATTCAGGCAAATCACTATCTGGCGCCGGATATGGATAAGGCTATGAAAGAGGCTCACGAAAGAGAAACAAAGCCTCTGGCAAAGCAGATTCTGGGGCAGCTTCTGGAAAATCTGGAAATAGCAGGGGAAGATATGATTCCCATTTGTCAGGATACCGGTATGGCAGTGGTATTTTTGAAAATTGGACAGGACGTGCATTTTGAAGGCGGCAGCGTGGAAGAAGCGGTCAATGAAGGGGTACGTCAGGGATATGCAGAGGGATATCTGCGAAAATCTGTGGTAGGAGATCCTCTGCTTCGTGTGAATACAAAGGACAACACTCCGGCTATTATTCATTACGAACTGGTTCCGGGAGATAAAGTGGAGATTCTGGTAGCACCAAAAGGCTTTGGAAGTGAAAATATGAGTAAAATCCATATGTTAAAGCCGGCAGACGGCGTAGAAGGTGTGAAGGAAGCCATTATCAATACCGTAAGAGAAGCAGGGCCAAATGCCTGTCCGCCTGTGGTAGTGGGCGTGGGAATTGGCGGAACCTTTGAAAAGGCAGCGATTCTGGCAAAGAAAGCTCTCACAAGGGAAATCGGCACGCACTCTGAACTTCCTCATGTCAGGGAACTGGAAGAAGAACTTCTGGCAAAAATCAATGAAATTGGTCTGGGACCGGCCGGTCTTGGAGGAGATACCACAGCTCTGGCAGTGAATATTAATACTTATGCAACTCATATTGCGGGACTTCCGGTGGCAGTCAATATCTGCTGTCATGTAAACCGCCATATTGTCAGAACCATATAA
- a CDS encoding alanine-tRNA synthetase second additional domain-containing protein — protein MAYSKQMQEGNLYSYYFAPRGNRRMADLGMQLSQMYLSPFDHIIGIIGDAGAGKSLLIKGMFPGVDLTNDDEGVNIRPLPLLHEDLEDPFSPHTYHLDIRFESAFTQMHVLAEAILEAAKNGKMVIVEHFELIFPFLKRNADLLVGIGEEIIITRPNMFGPLPENIAKIVHKSVGYRKAAHTLEDLCVHFMGEGYAQDGPRSDVRHGFVLEFEEKPDVDLYELERKVREAVAQDLPVSYYDEHHVQIGEYVLECLGPRMHISSTGKIGEFTLVKEYPQDPRNGYYMLIGLLGQHQSDDIQDFNRIDLSKQLSGQPK, from the coding sequence ATGGCATATTCAAAACAGATGCAGGAAGGAAACCTGTACAGCTATTATTTTGCACCCAGAGGCAACCGCCGTATGGCAGATTTGGGTATGCAGTTAAGCCAGATGTATTTAAGCCCCTTTGACCACATTATTGGAATTATCGGAGATGCGGGGGCAGGAAAGAGTCTTTTGATTAAAGGTATGTTTCCGGGTGTGGATTTAACCAATGATGATGAGGGAGTTAATATCCGCCCGCTTCCCCTTCTCCATGAAGACCTGGAAGACCCGTTTTCGCCTCATACCTATCATCTGGATATCCGCTTTGAGTCTGCATTTACCCAGATGCATGTGCTGGCAGAGGCGATTCTGGAGGCTGCCAAAAACGGGAAAATGGTGATTGTGGAACATTTTGAGTTGATTTTTCCCTTTTTAAAGAGAAATGCGGATTTGCTGGTGGGAATCGGAGAGGAAATTATTATTACACGGCCGAATATGTTTGGTCCCCTTCCTGAAAATATTGCAAAAATTGTACATAAATCTGTGGGATACAGAAAAGCTGCACATACGTTGGAGGATTTGTGTGTGCATTTTATGGGGGAGGGCTATGCACAGGACGGTCCCAGGTCTGATGTGCGCCATGGTTTTGTGCTGGAATTTGAGGAAAAGCCGGACGTGGATTTGTATGAGCTGGAAAGAAAAGTAAGAGAAGCAGTGGCGCAGGATTTGCCGGTTTCTTATTATGACGAACATCATGTGCAGATTGGAGAGTATGTGCTGGAATGTCTGGGACCCAGAATGCATATCTCCAGTACGGGGAAAATCGGGGAGTTTACCCTGGTAAAAGAATATCCTCAGGACCCACGAAATGGATATTACATGCTGATTGGGCTTTTGGGACAGCATCAGTCTGATGATATTCAGGATTTTAACCGCATTGATTTGAGCAAACAACTAAGCGGTCAGCCAAAGTAG